TGTGGATTTTGAGATGCTCGGTCAACTCGTTGATGCGGGCTGTGAGCAATGCGATTTGCACTTCGGGCGAGCCGGTATCGGTCGCATGTGTGCGGTTGTCATTGATGACTTGGTTTTTCTTTTCCTTTTGAATCATGGGGTAGTTCACCTTTCCTTGTTTGTTTTTGATCGTGTGCTTTGTTGCCCATCAAGCCCGGTTGTAGGCGGGTGAATACCCTAAAACTGAGCAAGAGGATACAAAATACATTGCATTGTATCATAGGTTGCGGGAAATGTAAAGCCCATAAATTTTACTGAAAATGTT
Above is a window of Oscillospiraceae bacterium DNA encoding:
- the rpsO gene encoding 30S ribosomal protein S15, producing the protein MIQKEKKNQVINDNRTHATDTGSPEVQIALLTARINELTEHLKIHKKDNHSRRGLLKMVGVRRSLLDYLQRKDIERYRAIIAKLGLRK